Genomic segment of Tiliqua scincoides isolate rTilSci1 chromosome 1, rTilSci1.hap2, whole genome shotgun sequence:
tatataaatactattaataataatgttaataataataacttagtATGTGTAGCCTCCGGTCGGGTCCAGAGGGTTTTCTTGAGACCTGCAGAGGTAATCTGCAGCCGCTGCAAGCTTCAATATGCCCCAGAAagacacaaaaaaaaaaaaagctttttccGGTTTTCATAAAACTGTACgtgatgtttttattgcctcataaggcattatgagacctggggaagccccagacCTCAAAAcaccttataaggcaataaaaacgtcacttacggttttacaataaaacaggaaaaagtgggttcccccccttttgggcattctgaggcctgcagcggCTGCAGGCAATCAcatgcggcctctgcaggcctcaaaaaCCTTCCAGGCCCAGCTGGAGCCCAGGTCCAGTTGGTttcagagggtggggggtggggggtttacAGGTTTCAGTGTCTGCAGTTTTCCATATCCGTGGGGGAACgcaacccccacagataaggagggcctccTGTACTAAACAGTTGACCGTTTATGATATTTCATATCTGAAACCCAccaaaatcaaaacaataaaGCAGTGCCTGCAAATCTTAAGCATTCATGTTCTGAGCTAAAATTTTGCATCCAAAATGCAAAGTCAAATTTCAATTTAAAGTTTCAGATTTAAAATGTGGCCAGTTCTGAGTATTTGTTTATACAGTATTCATTTCCACTTTTAATTCCATGGCTGTATGAAAAAGTGATTTGGATTCAGGATACATACCATGAGTATTTTATCAGCTTAGTAATTAAATGCATAGTGTTGACCAGCTGCCAGAATGAGTTTCCTTaggcacaatttttttaaaaaattgttcagatttgctgaaaaaaattttaaaaactgttttacaGATTTCTATACCATCTCTCTTTCTATTTGCAGCCAGTATAGAGGAATCGAAGGCTAATCAACAAAGACACACTGAGGAGAAGTTGGAGCCTAAAACATCTGGGAATACTGTGCCTTCTTCCCCCTCTCAAACCGCTTCTGCCTCAACTCAAAAGCTCACACCATCGTCTAAACATACTTCTGGTCGTTCATCtagttttcatggtggtagaGAGTCCAAAAGTTCTTTTTCTGACCTAAAGAATAAATTCTCAGGTGGTAATGGAATGCCCAAAAAATCCCAGCTGTCTTCTAGAAAGGATGCAGAGCTGAAAACTGAGTCTCATTCCTCAGAAGATACTGGTGACCACTCTTCCGCCAATGAAACACCAACCACACAGCCCAAAACTCAGGATCCTAAGAGCAGTGTCAGGCCACACTTCCCTGTTAAATCTTCGCATTCTGTTGTTTCCTCAGGTAGAACACCTCTTAGGTCACGCACATCAATAAGGACTGAACAAACAAGTACTGACAAGCACAAGTCAACACTGTCCTCCTCTTTATCACACACCCCTTCAACAGCATCTTCTTCCACTCATAAGCACAAAGAAAATGAGAGAAAGAATCTAAAGCAGGACAGCTCTaacctcccttcttcccccaaagtAGGTAATTTACCTGTTGATGATGTAGGTAATGATCACGCTGACAGTTTGGAGGAAATGCCAATAATTTCCCTTAAATCTCCAGAAGACCCCCATCTTATTTTACGTTCAGATCAACAGCCTTCAGGATCTGGGAAAGTAGTACAGAGTCATCCCCCCAAATTGCTTTCCCCTTCCGTACCAACTAAGTCTCTGATGTCGTCCTCAACTACACATTCTCAAAGCCATTCACGCCATCCCTCTTATAAACTAGTTCCTTCTGATACTGGTGATACTCTTGACAATTATAAGAGTAGAGAAGCAGAAAAAAGGGAGCAAAAACCAAATCCCAGACCTTCTCCTCCTCAAGGTGGTTCATTTCCATCTACGCAAACAAAGCCTCTCTCACATGCCAATCGTCATGCGCTAAGAGATCACCGAGTTATCACTTctgctgtttctgctgctgctaccCATACATTACCTCATTCGCATGTCTCATCTTCTGTAAAGCAGAAGTCCAACGGAAGGGGTGGTTCTGATAACAATGATAGTGAAAGCAATGAAAGAGAAGATGAGGAGAACAGACCAGGGTCGTCTTCTCCTCGAATTAGTTCTAGGCCATCTTCAGGTCAGTCTGTCTCTGAACGCTTTAATTTGTTCAAATACAGATCGGCTCTTACAGCCAACAGATTCGCAAGCAAAGCCAGTAGTATTCATGATACCAGGATGCAACCTTCAAAAGCCCCCTCAACTACACAGTCCTCAAAGGTTAATCCTCAGGCCAGTTCACGGTTAGCATCAGGTAGTCAGAAGTCCAGTTCCAGTACTGATAAACGTAAAGAACTGGAGGATGAAGACGAAAGCCCTCTGCCACCAACTCTTCCCCATAGTTATCCACCATCCTTTTCTAGACAGTCTTCTTCATTGGAGAATTCCAGAAGAAGAACTCTGACTGAATCTAGGATTCATCACAGAGTTGCACCGACTGAAAAATCTAATCCTATAAACACTAATGAAGAAAGCCTTAGCAAAGACAGGGAAGAGACAACTACAAAAACAGATTCCTCAGGTAAAGTTCAACACTCTGAATCGCTGTCTTCAGAATCTCGCCAATATCCCTCCTCAAGCAGAACAAACCAACACTCCAGTTCTAGTGTTTCTCATCCATTAGCAAATGGTCAGAGTTCAAGGTCTAGAAGCTCAGCCTCATCCACTGATTCTTTATCAAGGACTTCTGTGGAAAAGGCATCTTTACAATCTTCTGCTTCCAGATATCAGCCTGATGATCTCGAGAGCAAGATGACATCTCCTAAGTCACAACATACTTCACCTTTGTCTAAGAAAACGTTAGGACGAAGTTCTCACGCTTTATCTCGGCAAACTCTTCATCCAGAAACTAGCAGTTCTCAAAAAGCAATAACTGATTGGTCTCAACATCCACCCTCATTAAATTCAAAAAGCCACCTCGCAGTGACATCCCTCCAAAGCAATGCAAATGTGGAGGATAAAGACAGTAAAAATTTGGAAGAAGACTATTATAAACAGGGAGGTGATAAAAGAGAACAAAGAGTCTCTCATTCAGAATCAGTACCTGCCAAAGATGTCTCTGGATCTAGAAGAATACCAACATCCTTGTCTAAGGGAAGTACTAGTTCTTCAAAGCACTCTAATTCCCAAGCAAGTAAATCTGGTGAAAGATTGTCAGCACAGCGTGATACTTTAACCTCCTCCAGAGGGTTAAATTTGTTGCCAGGAAAACGTATTGCACCCAAGGTGACTGCTTCTAGTGAAGATATGACTGATGCATATAAATCGCCTACATCTTCCCATCAATCTCAATATGTTCAGTCAGGATCTACCTCTGTCAGGGACCCAGTCCAAGACCATCAACAGAACAGAGAAACATCTTTATTTTCAAAAGCATCCTCAACTTCTTTGAGACAGACTCATCCTTCGGTGTCTCGTCATCCATCTGGATCCAGAGTCCCTACTAGGACAGCATCCCAGGCAACGAAAAAGCATGGGCTCTTTCAGCCAGTTTCAGCAAAAGTCGAACTTCCTTCAAGAACATCTACCTCCAGAGAGCACCTGACACTTTCAAACAATGATGATGATTATGAAGGTTATGATCAGTCAGAAACAGAGGAAAATCCCACATCAGCGGCGATACGGCCATCTTCCTCTAATTCTAGAGGTAGTAAAAACCTGAATAATAATGTTGCTGTTGAGAAAGGTAAATCAGCAAGCTCTGTTTTGCCTCACAAAGAGCACAGacaaaaagaggaggaggaagaaaatccCACATCCAAAACATCAAAGGCTGTGCAATTGGATAGATCTACTTCCAGGCTTTCTCAATTGCCTAACAAATTGAATACTGTTCCTAAAGTAAGGCTGGCTTCACCACGCTCCTCTGGATCCACTTCTGTctcttctcagctccatcctaCCCACTCTGCTTCTCCAGTGCATTCTTTATCCTCTCCCTCAGAGTCTCCCAGTCAACGAATACAGAACTCAAGATTATCAAAACCTTCTCAACGACAGCAGGCTAAGTTTGCTCATAGACAAGGTAATGTGTTTTGTTTGATgactttgttgttgtttgttatcTGAAGGTTCCGTCTCCGCAATTAGCTTACAAAGGAAATATTAATCATAAGAAGTTCCCAAACATTACGCTATAAGGTCCCACCAGTGCAATTTTCATCTGGAAGTATCTGTCAGTTCTGTTATTTCACTGAAAGTGATAGATCCTTTTCATTCTCTGCACAATTTCCTTTCCAAAAATGAGTGTTAGTAGTCTGCCAATCCTTCTATCATGCCTCAGTAGTTGGTAAGTACATTATCCTAGAATTGCTGAGGAAGATGATTCAATTGAACCTAGTAGTAAATAGAATTACTCACAAATTGGTGGATATTCAGTATCTTCTTTagatgtcttacagcccaatcctgagctgcccggtgcgcaGGGCTGCCGcaacgccaaaatggctactgtggcttCTTGAGCACCATTGGCCAGCCGGCAACAGCTCATCAGCTGAAGcatcttcccctgagtaagggaagcagccctacaatggggctacttgactctgcatcagctctttagccaacacagaatcaagaagcctcgtGTTGGGTGTGGGCCCCTTCCCCTGACTTACAcactccaccaccaccttctttttttctgtgcatttttgctcaagtTCTTGTGATTTGAAGAACTTGAAATTTTTCAACTTCAGTTGTGACGGGTGCGTGCTATGACTCTCGAGCCAAGTCACGTGGTCGGTGACTCATGTCTCAACTCGCAAGTTGAGTTTAGTGACTTGGGCACATCCCTGTTAATGTGCAAATTGCTCTATTTCCAAAATGGGCAAATTAAGTCCACGTTAGTCAAGAGCTGCCTGTACTGTTTGAATTCTGCTTAACTATGGAGCAAGTAGAATTATAGTGATATATAATCCACTGGTGAAATTTACTATGAGATAAGAATTGCCACTACATAAATATAATGTGTTGGCAAGTCCTTAGTTACATAATAGTAGTAATATACTTTTTGGAAAGCTCTGATGATAGTTCAGATCATAAACCTGCTGTGGCAATGTGCTTAACGTATCACTagctcagaggttctcaaactttgagggagctttactccctcagtaagttcttgcgggggagcggctagggcagcgacacgatccccaggatcgcatcgctaagggaggcaagggggggtgctttgcactaaccttatgtaggcagggctgcagcaggctgcaggaagtgcggggagccctgcacagctctccccaatgcttggaacgtttgctaaaagtgggtgcaaagcacctcctgcaaaacagatgtGCTTTGCACTCGCTT
This window contains:
- the FNDC1 gene encoding fibronectin type III domain-containing protein 1: MSYKPLPKEEQSHEVKKLEEEDLEEAKDITVRVMSSQSVLVSWTDPVFEKQKKVAASRQYSVRYREKGESARWDYKPISHRRVLVDKLIPDTMYEFAVRISQGEKEGRWSASVYQRTPEAAPTSAPENLDVLPIKGKATSVAASWDALSESEGKVKEYILSYAPALKPFGAKSITYPGDTTSAIVEGLQPGERYIFKIRAANRRGQGPQSKAFSVALPATSIEESKANQQRHTEEKLEPKTSGNTVPSSPSQTASASTQKLTPSSKHTSGRSSSFHGGRESKSSFSDLKNKFSGGNGMPKKSQLSSRKDAELKTESHSSEDTGDHSSANETPTTQPKTQDPKSSVRPHFPVKSSHSVVSSGRTPLRSRTSIRTEQTSTDKHKSTLSSSLSHTPSTASSSTHKHKENERKNLKQDSSNLPSSPKVGNLPVDDVGNDHADSLEEMPIISLKSPEDPHLILRSDQQPSGSGKVVQSHPPKLLSPSVPTKSLMSSSTTHSQSHSRHPSYKLVPSDTGDTLDNYKSREAEKREQKPNPRPSPPQGGSFPSTQTKPLSHANRHALRDHRVITSAVSAAATHTLPHSHVSSSVKQKSNGRGGSDNNDSESNEREDEENRPGSSSPRISSRPSSGQSVSERFNLFKYRSALTANRFASKASSIHDTRMQPSKAPSTTQSSKVNPQASSRLASGSQKSSSSTDKRKELEDEDESPLPPTLPHSYPPSFSRQSSSLENSRRRTLTESRIHHRVAPTEKSNPINTNEESLSKDREETTTKTDSSGKVQHSESLSSESRQYPSSSRTNQHSSSSVSHPLANGQSSRSRSSASSTDSLSRTSVEKASLQSSASRYQPDDLESKMTSPKSQHTSPLSKKTLGRSSHALSRQTLHPETSSSQKAITDWSQHPPSLNSKSHLAVTSLQSNANVEDKDSKNLEEDYYKQGGDKREQRVSHSESVPAKDVSGSRRIPTSLSKGSTSSSKHSNSQASKSGERLSAQRDTLTSSRGLNLLPGKRIAPKVTASSEDMTDAYKSPTSSHQSQYVQSGSTSVRDPVQDHQQNRETSLFSKASSTSLRQTHPSVSRHPSGSRVPTRTASQATKKHGLFQPVSAKVELPSRTSTSREHLTLSNNDDDYEGYDQSETEENPTSAAIRPSSSNSRGSKNLNNNVAVEKGKSASSVLPHKEHRQKEEEEENPTSKTSKAVQLDRSTSRLSQLPNKLNTVPKVRLASPRSSGSTSVSSQLHPTHSASPVHSLSSPSESPSQRIQNSRLSKPSQRQQAKFAHRQGNGGRPNLTTNPDLNSKIAPGGNGKRNGQKIINGPQGIKWIVDLDRGLVLNVEGRYLQDSQGKPLRVKLGGDGRTIVDSKGAPVVSPDGLPLFGHGRFSKPVANAQDKPIISLGGKPLIGLEMVKKTTTPATTTPATTTTTTTTTTTTTTTTTPEPTTTESPTEKPSPTCPPGTYADYDEEGNLVLGRNGLPECNSEDTFSGLDADVAGTTESYVVYDEDYEFFETTLPSTTTTTTTIATTTTTEAISDISFPEFSVAGSDPLSEYDAAGKKRFTAPYVTYLNKDPAAPCSLTEALEHFQVDSLDELIPSDLRDTHMRPQKVPHNITIVAVEGCHSFVIVDWAKPIQGDMVTGYLVYSASYDDFIKNKWSTKTAGSTNLPIENLKPNTRYYFKVQAKNPYGYGPISSSFSYVTESDNPLLIVRPPGGEPIWIPFNFRYDPSYSECSGKQYVKRTWYRKFVGVVLCNSLRYKIYLSDDLRDTFYGIGDSWGRGEDHCQFVDSHLDGRTGPQSYVEALPPIPGYYRQYRQEPVSFGRIGYMTPYYYVGWYECGVPIPGKW